A part of Kitasatospora acidiphila genomic DNA contains:
- a CDS encoding amino acid ABC transporter ATP-binding protein gives MPDPRATDFTPVSLTIRDLHLSLGGNPILRGVDIDVPSGDTLCVIGPSGSGKSTLLRAVNRLLEPDRGDILLDGESVLRRDPDQLRRQVGMVFQQFNLFPHLSVERNLTLPLRKLRGFSQEEAVETARRQLDLVGLRHKAGVRPGRLSGGQQQRVAIARALVMAPRVMLFDEATSALDPELVKGVLGLMADLGRQGMTMVVVTHEMGFAREAADRIAFMDRGVVVEAGAPEAVFGDPRSPRLRQFLADVL, from the coding sequence GTGCCTGATCCGCGAGCCACCGACTTCACCCCGGTCAGCCTGACCATCCGCGACCTGCACCTGTCGCTCGGCGGCAACCCGATCCTGCGCGGTGTGGACATCGATGTGCCGAGCGGTGACACCCTCTGCGTGATCGGCCCGTCCGGGTCCGGCAAGTCCACGCTGCTGCGGGCCGTCAACCGGCTGCTGGAGCCCGATCGCGGCGACATCCTGCTGGACGGCGAGAGCGTGCTGCGGCGCGATCCGGACCAGCTGCGCCGCCAAGTCGGCATGGTTTTCCAGCAGTTCAACCTGTTTCCGCACCTCAGCGTGGAGCGCAATCTGACCCTGCCGCTGCGCAAGCTGCGCGGCTTCTCCCAGGAGGAGGCGGTCGAGACCGCCCGGCGCCAGCTCGACCTGGTCGGTTTGCGCCACAAGGCCGGGGTGCGCCCGGGGAGGCTCTCCGGCGGCCAGCAGCAGCGGGTCGCGATCGCCCGGGCGCTGGTGATGGCGCCCCGGGTGATGCTCTTCGACGAGGCCACCTCGGCGCTCGATCCCGAACTGGTCAAGGGTGTCCTGGGGTTGATGGCGGACCTGGGCCGCCAGGGCATGACCATGGTGGTGGTCACCCATGAGATGGGCTTCGCCCGCGAGGCGGCCGACCGGATCGCCTTCATGGACCGCGGTGTGGTGGTGGAGGCGGGTGCGCCGGAGGCGGTGTTCGGCGACCCGCGAAGCCCGCGGTTGCGGCAGTTCCTGGCGGACGTGCTCTGA
- a CDS encoding ABC transporter permease subunit encodes MTPPLISPHVNQLIALVKDSSLIYFLGLTAGQRDLFRIGQDSAANTGNESALVLAGLFYLLLTVPLTHLVNVVDRRLRHGRRVAEDPAAELPGSVGPVDRTGSVALAEPAEPVVPTGLVGPVDPAEPTAAPEGATRA; translated from the coding sequence TTGACTCCGCCGCTGATCAGCCCGCATGTCAACCAGCTGATCGCGCTGGTCAAGGACTCCAGCCTGATCTACTTCCTGGGGCTGACGGCAGGCCAGCGCGACCTGTTCCGGATCGGCCAGGACTCTGCCGCCAACACCGGCAACGAGTCCGCGCTGGTCCTGGCCGGGCTGTTCTACCTGCTGCTGACCGTGCCGCTGACGCACCTGGTCAATGTGGTCGACCGGCGGCTTCGGCACGGGCGGCGAGTGGCCGAGGACCCGGCGGCCGAGCTGCCCGGGTCGGTCGGGCCCGTCGATCGGACTGGGTCGGTCGCACTCGCCGAGCCGGCCGAGCCGGTCGTTCCGACTGGGCTGGTCGGACCCGTCGATCCGGCCGAGCCCACCGCCGCCCCCGAGGGAGCCACCCGTGCCTGA
- a CDS encoding TetR/AcrR family transcriptional regulator translates to MVRLTRAQQQVRTREAVLAAAKAEFTEHGYAEAKVDRIAERADLTRGAVYSNFPSKRALYLAVLIDAVERTPSQVPTTSPPSIAAALGGFARTWLHRLPLTAADPMARQVQLSALAPVFDDEPGRGALAQVSRLEALLLALTLESRALAAAEVTVRQVRRAELVLRLLNGPGALVEPALELGDPFDVADACEHLGELRLADTWAPPHLPHVRPARACRDPWTPPARLPDLLSGRPVGFADDGVIAVLGTSRLAAAEEVVRAARQGDQVTIAVVTGDPAETGRLVRLRISDFTHCLRHTFAPDAWPHLQLVLDDRALVAAAVGAPQADDATEYAVRVSSGQLVARAEGRGAAHAAASADAHHTTPREAAK, encoded by the coding sequence ATGGTCCGATTGACTCGGGCTCAGCAGCAGGTGCGCACCCGGGAGGCCGTGCTGGCCGCGGCGAAGGCGGAGTTCACCGAGCACGGGTATGCCGAGGCGAAGGTCGACCGGATCGCCGAGCGCGCCGACTTGACCCGTGGTGCGGTGTACTCCAACTTCCCGAGCAAGCGCGCGCTCTATCTGGCGGTCCTGATCGACGCGGTCGAGCGCACCCCGAGCCAAGTCCCGACGACCTCGCCGCCGTCGATTGCCGCGGCGCTGGGCGGATTCGCCCGCACCTGGCTGCACCGGCTCCCCCTGACCGCCGCCGATCCCATGGCCCGCCAGGTGCAACTATCGGCACTGGCCCCCGTGTTCGACGATGAGCCGGGACGTGGGGCGCTCGCGCAGGTCTCCCGACTGGAGGCGCTGCTGCTCGCCCTCACACTGGAGTCGCGAGCATTGGCCGCAGCTGAAGTGACGGTGCGTCAAGTCCGCCGGGCCGAGCTGGTCCTGCGGTTGCTGAACGGACCGGGTGCACTGGTCGAACCTGCACTAGAGCTCGGCGATCCATTCGACGTGGCGGATGCCTGCGAGCATCTGGGCGAGCTCCGGCTCGCCGACACCTGGGCCCCGCCGCACCTGCCCCATGTGCGGCCGGCGCGAGCCTGCCGCGATCCGTGGACGCCGCCGGCCCGATTGCCCGATCTGCTCAGCGGCCGGCCGGTCGGATTCGCCGACGACGGTGTGATCGCCGTACTCGGCACCAGCCGGTTGGCCGCGGCCGAGGAAGTCGTCCGCGCCGCCCGCCAGGGCGACCAGGTCACCATCGCCGTGGTGACCGGCGACCCCGCCGAGACCGGACGCCTGGTGCGGCTCAGGATCAGCGACTTCACCCACTGCCTGCGGCACACGTTCGCCCCGGACGCCTGGCCGCACCTCCAACTCGTCCTGGACGACCGCGCCCTGGTCGCTGCGGCCGTTGGTGCACCGCAGGCTGACGACGCCACGGAGTATGCCGTTCGCGTCAGCAGCGGCCAACTCGTCGCCCGCGCCGAGGGACGGGGCGCCGCGCATGCCGCAGCCAGCGCCGATGCCCACCACACCACACCACGTGAGGCCGCGAAATGA
- a CDS encoding transcriptional regulator, with the protein MTQSVSPHATASDLLVLHALRCIGFSGLSGVAAATGLPESEVESELIDLAVAGLVTHLAGPFGGWGITDAGRAEDARRITEELDAADARALVTEAFSGFLVLNPELLDLCTAWQTRSIDGSTILNDHSDQAYDARVLERLADLDRRADAVCAELSAVMLRFQRYRTRLADALTRAKAGELDYVTDGTASYHTVWFHLHEDLLATLGRPRH; encoded by the coding sequence ATGACCCAATCCGTCTCGCCCCATGCCACCGCTTCCGACCTGCTGGTGCTTCACGCCCTTCGCTGCATCGGCTTCTCGGGCCTCTCCGGGGTCGCCGCAGCCACCGGACTCCCGGAGTCCGAGGTCGAGTCGGAGCTGATCGACCTCGCCGTGGCCGGACTGGTGACGCACCTGGCCGGCCCGTTCGGCGGGTGGGGCATCACGGATGCCGGTCGGGCCGAGGACGCCCGGCGGATCACCGAGGAGTTGGACGCGGCCGATGCCCGGGCCCTGGTGACCGAGGCGTTCAGCGGCTTCCTGGTGCTCAACCCCGAACTGCTCGACCTCTGCACGGCCTGGCAGACCCGCTCGATCGACGGTTCGACGATCCTCAACGACCACTCCGACCAGGCTTACGACGCCCGGGTGTTGGAGCGGCTCGCAGATCTCGACCGCCGTGCCGACGCCGTCTGCGCCGAACTGTCCGCGGTGATGCTGCGGTTCCAGCGCTACCGCACCCGGCTCGCCGATGCGCTCACTCGTGCCAAGGCCGGTGAGCTGGACTATGTCACGGACGGCACTGCCTCGTACCACACCGTGTGGTTCCACCTGCATGAGGACCTGCTCGCCACCCTGGGCCGGCCCCGGCACTGA
- a CDS encoding pyruvate, phosphate dikinase, with translation MSWIHPISAEVEETAETLGGKGHGLVVLRRLGLPVPPGFVIGTAACRAFLRDGRLPEGLDAELADALSGLEAATGRKLGGTERPLAVSVRSGSSVSMPGMMSTVLNLGLTGAATSALAVETADPRFALDSRLRFLSSYATEVLGLEQETLAAIAQRAGTAVVVRDVEDAIRARTGEPVGEDAARHLERAIAAVFSSWDAPRAITYRALHDIPADLGTAVTVQAMVFGNRGDHSGTGVAFSRDPNTGEPVPFGEVLFGHQGEDVVSGRSLTSLLRELAEREPAVWASLLDALERIEAHYRDACYVEFTFEAGQLWLLQVRPGRLVGRAAVRVAVDLADAGTIERSEALLRITPQQLRQVRTPRIAPDDAADLLARGLGASPGVAVGRVATSADSAARMAAQGPVVLVRPETSPLDMHGLAAAVGIVTSRGGPTSHAAVVARSLGKPAVVGAAGLTVDAAAGALRVAGRTLPEGTLIALDGTSGEVVVGRPRVVDAGPDPRLHRLLAWADEVVGEGGDFERGKPESGEFGRDDFERGETGPDDFERDEAARLTAAQAVLRRSTTG, from the coding sequence ATGTCCTGGATTCACCCCATCTCAGCGGAAGTTGAGGAGACGGCCGAGACCCTTGGCGGCAAGGGACACGGGCTGGTCGTGCTGCGGCGCCTCGGCCTTCCCGTGCCACCGGGTTTCGTCATCGGTACCGCGGCGTGCCGCGCCTTCCTGCGCGACGGGCGGCTCCCGGAGGGTCTCGACGCCGAACTGGCGGACGCGCTCTCCGGTTTGGAGGCCGCCACCGGGCGCAAGCTCGGCGGTACCGAGCGCCCGCTCGCGGTTTCGGTGCGGTCAGGGAGCAGCGTGTCGATGCCCGGCATGATGAGCACCGTCCTCAACCTCGGTCTCACCGGGGCGGCCACCAGCGCGCTGGCGGTGGAGACGGCAGACCCTCGGTTCGCGCTCGACTCCCGTCTGCGGTTCCTGTCGAGCTATGCGACGGAGGTGCTCGGTCTGGAGCAGGAGACTCTGGCAGCCATCGCGCAGCGGGCAGGAACCGCCGTAGTGGTCAGGGACGTTGAGGACGCCATCCGCGCACGCACCGGTGAGCCGGTCGGGGAGGACGCTGCGCGGCACCTGGAGCGCGCCATCGCGGCCGTCTTCTCGTCCTGGGACGCTCCGCGCGCGATCACCTACCGTGCGCTGCACGACATTCCGGCCGACCTCGGCACCGCCGTGACCGTCCAGGCGATGGTGTTCGGCAACCGCGGCGACCACAGCGGGACGGGGGTCGCGTTCAGCCGCGACCCCAACACCGGCGAACCGGTGCCGTTCGGCGAGGTCCTGTTCGGCCACCAGGGCGAGGACGTCGTCTCGGGCCGGTCACTGACCTCGCTGCTGCGGGAGCTGGCCGAGCGGGAGCCGGCCGTGTGGGCGAGCCTGCTGGACGCCCTGGAGCGGATCGAAGCGCACTACCGCGATGCTTGCTATGTGGAATTCACCTTCGAGGCTGGTCAGTTGTGGCTGCTTCAGGTGCGGCCCGGGCGGCTGGTCGGACGAGCTGCGGTCCGGGTCGCGGTCGACCTCGCCGATGCGGGCACGATCGAGCGCTCCGAGGCACTGCTGCGGATCACCCCGCAGCAGCTGCGCCAGGTGCGCACGCCCCGGATCGCGCCGGACGACGCGGCCGACCTTCTCGCTCGCGGACTGGGCGCCTCGCCCGGCGTCGCAGTGGGCCGAGTGGCCACCAGCGCCGACAGCGCGGCCCGGATGGCCGCGCAGGGCCCGGTGGTGCTGGTGCGACCGGAGACCTCGCCGCTGGACATGCACGGCCTGGCCGCCGCCGTGGGCATCGTGACCAGTCGGGGCGGGCCGACCAGCCACGCCGCCGTCGTCGCACGGTCGTTGGGCAAGCCCGCGGTCGTCGGGGCCGCCGGTCTCACGGTGGATGCGGCGGCCGGCGCACTCCGGGTCGCCGGCCGGACGCTCCCCGAGGGCACCCTGATCGCCCTCGACGGCACCAGCGGGGAGGTCGTCGTCGGCCGGCCCCGCGTCGTCGACGCCGGCCCCGACCCTCGGCTGCACCGGCTGCTCGCCTGGGCCGACGAAGTCGTCGGCGAGGGCGGTGACTTCGAGCGTGGCAAGCCCGAGAGCGGCGAGTTCGGTCGCGACGACTTCGAGCGCGGCGAGACCGGTCCCGACGACTTCGAGCGCGACGAAGCCGCCCGACTCACTGCGGCTCAGGCCGTGCTCCGCCGGTCGACGACCGGCTAG
- a CDS encoding IS1182 family transposase: MSMQPSGPGGIPAETVRVARAAFPKGSLAIRVRDELGPMFRDEEFADLFASRGRPAWSPAGLVLVLVLQFVEGLTDRQAAEAVRARIDFKYALGLELDDPGFDFSVLSEFRDRLAGADGGRWVLDLVLTAARERGLLKSSGRARTDSTHVLSVTRALCRLELVTETLRSALNALALAAPAWLAETAEPDWFRHYTTRAEDSRFPKARAKRDEVGVRVGRDGMRLLEAVFAVDAPDVLRGVREVETLRQVWVQHYHLVAGEVMTRDPKDRPPGATRLVSPYDTDARGSVKRDTMWDGYKVHLTETCEPDAPNLVTNVVTTLATVPDSVMSEEIHTSLTARECLPGEHWVDAGYPTAAAIVTAWREHGVALHGPVAASTSAQSAAAGGFDQEAFTIDWENKQVTCPGGHTTSSWHERRSQEGLHVIRVRFSMTDCKPCPVRRQCINSPTAERRELRLRRHDEHHALRVARAEQQTEAWKDRYKIRAGVEGTISQGVGRCGLRRSRYHGLAKTSLQHQLTGAAINLARIDAHLTETPRARTRTSHFAALRPADRPVGGAKQGPN; this comes from the coding sequence GTGTCGATGCAACCGAGTGGGCCGGGCGGGATTCCGGCGGAGACGGTGCGGGTGGCGCGGGCCGCGTTCCCGAAGGGGAGTCTGGCGATCCGGGTCCGTGACGAGCTGGGGCCGATGTTCCGCGACGAGGAGTTCGCGGATCTCTTCGCTTCCCGGGGCCGGCCTGCCTGGTCCCCTGCGGGACTGGTGCTGGTGCTGGTGCTGCAGTTCGTTGAGGGGCTGACCGACCGGCAGGCCGCGGAGGCGGTGCGGGCGAGGATCGACTTCAAGTACGCCCTCGGTCTTGAGCTGGACGATCCGGGCTTCGATTTCTCGGTGCTGTCGGAGTTCCGGGACCGTCTGGCTGGCGCGGACGGCGGGCGGTGGGTGCTGGACCTGGTCCTGACAGCGGCCCGGGAGAGAGGGCTACTCAAGAGCTCGGGCCGGGCCCGCACGGACTCCACGCATGTGCTGTCCGTGACGCGTGCACTGTGCCGGCTGGAGCTGGTCACGGAGACCCTGCGCTCGGCGTTGAACGCTCTCGCCCTGGCCGCCCCGGCCTGGCTGGCCGAGACCGCCGAACCGGACTGGTTCCGGCACTACACCACCCGGGCGGAGGATTCCCGGTTCCCCAAAGCTCGCGCGAAGCGGGACGAGGTGGGCGTTCGGGTTGGCCGGGACGGAATGCGGCTGCTGGAAGCGGTCTTCGCCGTCGACGCCCCTGACGTCCTGCGCGGGGTCAGGGAAGTGGAGACCCTGCGCCAGGTGTGGGTCCAGCACTACCACCTGGTCGCAGGCGAGGTGATGACCAGGGACCCAAAAGACCGTCCTCCAGGCGCCACGCGCCTGGTCAGCCCCTATGACACCGATGCACGCGGCAGCGTCAAGCGGGACACCATGTGGGACGGATACAAGGTCCACCTCACCGAGACCTGCGAGCCGGACGCGCCGAACCTGGTCACCAACGTGGTCACCACCCTGGCGACCGTCCCGGACAGTGTGATGAGCGAGGAGATCCACACGTCCCTCACCGCACGGGAGTGCCTGCCCGGCGAGCACTGGGTGGACGCCGGCTACCCCACCGCCGCCGCGATCGTCACCGCCTGGCGTGAACACGGCGTTGCCCTGCACGGCCCGGTCGCGGCCAGCACCAGTGCCCAGAGCGCCGCGGCGGGCGGCTTTGACCAGGAAGCGTTCACCATCGACTGGGAGAACAAACAGGTCACCTGCCCGGGAGGCCACACCACCAGCAGCTGGCACGAACGTCGCTCCCAGGAAGGGCTGCACGTGATCCGGGTGCGATTCTCCATGACCGACTGCAAGCCCTGTCCCGTCCGCCGACAGTGCATCAACTCACCCACCGCCGAACGCCGCGAGCTTCGACTACGCCGCCACGACGAACATCACGCCCTGCGCGTGGCCAGAGCAGAGCAGCAGACCGAGGCCTGGAAGGACCGCTACAAGATCCGCGCCGGAGTCGAAGGCACCATCTCCCAAGGCGTCGGGCGCTGCGGCCTGCGCAGATCCCGCTACCACGGCCTGGCGAAGACCAGCCTCCAGCACCAGCTCACCGGCGCGGCGATCAACCTCGCCCGCATCGACGCCCACCTCACCGAAACGCCCCGGGCCCGCACCCGAACCAGCCACTTCGCAGCACTTCGCCCCGCCGACCGACCGGTCGGCGGGGCGAAGCAGGGCCCGAATTAA
- the fusA gene encoding elongation factor G: protein MRTTANSLTTVRNLGILAHVDAGKTTVTERILYTTGATYKRGEVHDGTTVTDFDSQERDRGITIFAAAVSCDWDGHRINLIDTPGHVDFADEVERSLRVLDGAIAVFDAVAGVEPQSESVWRQADRHGVPRIAFVNKLDRAGADLDRAVASIRERLHPTPLVVQLPIGAEDGFTGVVDLVRMRALCWSGNGERTETPVSDALLTTAQERRRQLTEAVAELDPTALEEYCDTGTLTAETLAAALRTVTRSGAGLVVLCGSAYRNRGIEPLLDAAVAYLPAPTELPPVRGTVNGAEQERPADPAAPFAALVFKVNSTATGRLTFVRVYSGTIRKGETVWDAGAGRTERISRILRVQADRHEEVAQAVAGDIVAVIGVKAARPGATLTVPGAPLVLEPPSTAEPVVSVAVEARRGTDTDRLATALARLAEEDPSLKVRTDPETGQTLLSGMGELHLEVAVEKIRRDLGLEVGVGRPQVAYRETVVRGVSGSVYRHVKQDGGAGQFAHLVLDVASSEEVEGFEFASTVTGGRVPQEYVRAVEAGCRDALVEGPLGGHPVTGLRVVLTDGATHPKDSSELAFRTAGRLALREALRRCTMAVLEPVVEVTVSVPEDAVGGVLGDLAARRGRILGQVGRAGTAVLTAIVPLAELFGYASRLRSRTQGRGTFTTRPAGYAPAPAGLGR from the coding sequence GTGCGCACCACCGCCAACTCCCTGACCACCGTTCGCAATCTGGGCATCCTGGCCCATGTCGACGCGGGTAAGACCACCGTCACCGAGCGGATCCTCTACACCACCGGCGCCACCTACAAGCGAGGCGAGGTCCACGACGGCACCACCGTCACCGACTTCGACTCGCAGGAGCGCGACCGCGGCATCACCATCTTCGCGGCGGCGGTCAGTTGCGACTGGGACGGTCACCGGATCAACCTCATCGACACCCCTGGCCACGTGGACTTCGCCGACGAGGTGGAGCGGTCGCTGCGGGTGCTCGACGGCGCGATCGCGGTCTTCGACGCCGTGGCCGGAGTCGAGCCGCAGAGCGAGTCGGTGTGGCGCCAGGCCGATCGGCACGGCGTGCCCCGGATCGCCTTCGTCAACAAGCTCGATCGGGCCGGCGCCGACCTGGACCGGGCGGTCGCCTCGATCCGGGAGCGGCTGCACCCGACGCCGCTGGTGGTCCAGTTGCCGATCGGCGCCGAGGACGGCTTCACCGGCGTCGTCGACCTCGTCCGGATGCGCGCCCTGTGCTGGTCCGGAAACGGCGAACGCACCGAAACACCGGTATCCGATGCCCTGTTGACGACGGCCCAGGAGCGCAGGCGGCAGCTCACCGAGGCGGTCGCCGAACTCGACCCGACCGCTCTGGAGGAGTACTGCGACACCGGCACGCTCACTGCCGAGACACTCGCGGCGGCGCTGCGCACGGTGACCCGCAGCGGTGCCGGCCTGGTGGTGCTGTGCGGCTCCGCCTACCGCAATCGGGGCATCGAACCGCTGCTGGACGCGGCGGTCGCATATCTGCCCGCACCGACCGAACTGCCGCCGGTGCGCGGCACGGTGAACGGCGCCGAGCAGGAGCGGCCGGCCGACCCGGCGGCACCGTTCGCCGCGCTGGTGTTCAAGGTCAACTCCACGGCCACCGGGCGACTGACCTTCGTGCGGGTGTACTCGGGCACGATCCGGAAGGGGGAGACCGTGTGGGACGCGGGCGCCGGGCGCACCGAGCGGATCAGCCGGATCCTGCGGGTGCAGGCAGACCGCCATGAGGAGGTGGCGCAGGCGGTGGCGGGCGACATCGTCGCGGTGATCGGGGTCAAGGCGGCCCGGCCCGGGGCGACGCTGACCGTGCCGGGCGCGCCGCTGGTCCTCGAACCGCCCAGCACCGCCGAGCCGGTGGTCTCCGTCGCCGTCGAAGCCCGCCGCGGCACCGACACCGACCGGCTGGCCACCGCGCTGGCCCGGCTGGCGGAGGAGGACCCGTCGCTCAAGGTGCGCACCGATCCGGAGACCGGGCAGACGCTGCTCTCCGGGATGGGCGAACTGCACCTGGAGGTCGCGGTGGAGAAGATCCGCCGGGACCTCGGGCTGGAGGTCGGGGTCGGCCGCCCGCAGGTGGCCTACCGGGAGACTGTCGTGCGGGGAGTCAGCGGGTCGGTGTACCGGCACGTCAAACAGGACGGCGGCGCCGGGCAGTTCGCGCACCTGGTGCTCGATGTGGCGTCGTCCGAAGAGGTGGAGGGATTCGAGTTCGCATCGACGGTGACCGGCGGGCGGGTGCCGCAGGAGTACGTCCGGGCGGTCGAGGCCGGCTGCCGGGACGCACTGGTCGAGGGGCCGCTCGGCGGTCATCCGGTGACGGGCCTGCGGGTGGTGCTCACCGATGGGGCGACGCACCCGAAGGACTCCTCGGAGCTGGCGTTCCGCACGGCGGGCCGGCTGGCGCTGCGTGAGGCGTTGCGGCGCTGCACGATGGCGGTCCTCGAACCGGTGGTCGAGGTCACCGTCTCGGTGCCGGAGGACGCGGTGGGCGGGGTGCTCGGCGACCTTGCGGCGCGGCGCGGCCGGATCCTCGGCCAGGTCGGCCGGGCCGGCACCGCGGTGCTGACGGCGATCGTGCCGCTGGCCGAACTGTTCGGCTACGCCTCGCGGTTGCGCAGCCGTACCCAGGGCCGCGGCACCTTCACCACCCGTCCGGCCGGGTACGCCCCGGCACCGGCGGGGCTCGGTAGGTAG
- a CDS encoding serpin family protein, producing the protein MRTKRTGWVAGLAALAALLAGCGSSGAPGAGELRAAPVAEAVPTDSELKGTAAGTEAFGLDLYRTVGGQRNMVLSPAGLASALGMALPGARGTTAREMSTVLHTDLPADRYAMALGALTGDQKSGGDGLVLKQSDTAWTQRGYPVSQDYLALLAAAFHAGLYTADFEKDPQGATKAVNALVEQQTGGRIKNLFDPGSLGPGTLLTLTDALYFTAKWQQPFKPEDSADQPFHRLDGSTDTVRMMNQTSRLGYAHGGGGSSGPSWQAVELPYQGGNLAMDLVLPDSGELEAFRKSLSGAALDGMLGALHDTEVELAVPKFGFNSGGSLNEPLAALGMGSAFGPSADFSGLAAPGAKPPTIDQVVQKAMVLVDEKGTTAAAGSGVHMGATAAAPPQVAVHLVLDRPFFFLIRNVQTGQPLFLGQVTDPATN; encoded by the coding sequence ATGCGAACCAAGCGCACGGGCTGGGTGGCGGGGCTTGCAGCGCTGGCGGCGCTACTCGCGGGGTGCGGCAGCAGCGGCGCACCAGGAGCGGGCGAGCTGCGCGCGGCGCCGGTGGCCGAAGCGGTACCGACCGATTCGGAGCTGAAGGGCACCGCGGCCGGCACCGAGGCGTTCGGCCTGGACCTCTACCGGACCGTGGGCGGGCAGCGGAACATGGTGCTCTCCCCCGCCGGACTGGCCTCGGCGCTGGGAATGGCGCTGCCGGGTGCGCGTGGCACCACGGCGCGGGAGATGAGCACCGTGCTGCACACCGACCTGCCCGCCGACCGCTACGCGATGGCACTCGGCGCGCTGACCGGCGATCAGAAGTCGGGCGGCGACGGCCTGGTGCTGAAGCAATCGGACACCGCCTGGACCCAGCGCGGCTACCCGGTGAGCCAGGACTACCTGGCGCTGCTTGCCGCGGCCTTCCACGCCGGCCTCTACACGGCGGACTTCGAGAAGGACCCGCAGGGAGCGACCAAGGCCGTGAACGCGCTGGTCGAGCAGCAGACCGGGGGTCGGATCAAGAACCTCTTCGACCCGGGCTCGCTGGGCCCCGGCACCCTGCTGACGCTCACCGACGCGCTCTACTTCACGGCGAAGTGGCAGCAGCCGTTCAAGCCGGAGGACAGCGCCGACCAGCCGTTCCACCGGCTTGACGGCAGCACGGATACCGTCCGCATGATGAACCAGACGAGCCGGCTGGGCTATGCCCACGGCGGTGGCGGGAGCTCCGGCCCGTCCTGGCAGGCGGTGGAACTCCCGTATCAGGGCGGCAATCTGGCGATGGACCTGGTGCTGCCCGACTCGGGCGAGCTCGAAGCCTTCCGCAAGAGCCTGAGCGGTGCCGCCCTGGACGGCATGCTCGGCGCGCTCCACGACACCGAGGTGGAGCTGGCGGTGCCGAAGTTCGGTTTCAACAGCGGCGGGTCGCTGAATGAGCCGCTGGCCGCCCTCGGCATGGGCTCGGCCTTCGGCCCGTCGGCCGACTTCTCCGGGCTGGCCGCCCCTGGGGCGAAGCCGCCGACGATCGACCAGGTGGTGCAGAAGGCCATGGTGCTGGTGGACGAGAAGGGCACCACGGCGGCGGCCGGCAGCGGGGTCCACATGGGCGCGACTGCGGCGGCGCCGCCGCAGGTCGCGGTGCACCTGGTCCTCGACCGCCCGTTCTTCTTCCTGATTCGCAATGTGCAGACCGGACAGCCGCTCTTTCTCGGCCAGGTGACCGATCCGGCGACGAACTGA